In one window of Paucibacter aquatile DNA:
- a CDS encoding pyridoxal-dependent decarboxylase, exosortase A system-associated, with amino-acid sequence MSDATPTPKRAPVHAPMTQFPQAADGSLQIGGQSLSLLAERVGQTPFYAYDRGLLRERVAQLRAALPKQVKLHYAMKANPLPAVVGWMAGLVDGIDVASAGELQVALNAGADPVEISFAGPGKRDIELQQAVAAGVLVNVESARELPVLAAASQRYGLPARVAVRVNPDFELKGSGMKMGGGPKQFGIDTEQMPELLAEIGRLGLAFEGFHLFAGSQNLKPESICEAQQKSYELALRLAALAPSPVKFLNLGGGFGIPYFPGEQPLDLSPIGVNLQQLVERAAVDMPQAHLVIELGRYLVGEAGIYVTRIVDRKVSRGQTYLVTDGGLNHHLSASGNFGQVIRKNYPVTIVRQHGAAPVAERETASVVGPLCTPLDLLADRMDLPVAEIGDLAVVFQSGAYGASASPEHFLGHPRCVEVLV; translated from the coding sequence ATGTCTGACGCCACGCCCACCCCCAAGCGCGCTCCGGTGCACGCCCCCATGACCCAGTTCCCGCAAGCGGCCGACGGCTCGCTGCAGATCGGCGGTCAAAGCCTGAGCCTGCTGGCCGAGCGCGTGGGTCAGACTCCGTTCTATGCCTACGACCGTGGCCTGTTGCGTGAGCGCGTGGCCCAGTTGCGCGCTGCCCTGCCCAAGCAGGTCAAGCTGCACTATGCGATGAAGGCCAATCCGCTGCCCGCCGTGGTGGGCTGGATGGCCGGTTTGGTCGACGGCATCGACGTGGCCTCGGCCGGCGAGTTGCAAGTGGCGCTCAATGCCGGCGCCGATCCGGTCGAGATCAGCTTTGCCGGCCCCGGCAAGCGGGACATCGAGCTCCAACAAGCCGTGGCGGCTGGTGTGCTGGTCAATGTGGAGTCAGCAAGAGAGCTGCCAGTGCTGGCCGCTGCGTCCCAGCGTTATGGTCTGCCGGCCCGCGTGGCCGTGCGTGTCAACCCCGACTTCGAGCTCAAGGGTTCGGGCATGAAGATGGGCGGCGGCCCCAAGCAATTCGGCATCGACACCGAGCAGATGCCCGAGCTGCTGGCCGAAATCGGCCGCCTGGGCCTGGCCTTCGAAGGCTTCCATCTGTTTGCCGGTTCGCAGAACCTGAAGCCGGAGTCCATCTGCGAGGCGCAGCAGAAGTCCTACGAGCTGGCCCTGCGCCTGGCGGCCCTGGCGCCATCGCCGGTCAAGTTCCTGAATTTGGGGGGTGGCTTCGGCATTCCCTATTTCCCGGGCGAGCAGCCACTGGACTTGAGCCCGATCGGCGTCAATCTGCAGCAGCTGGTCGAGCGCGCCGCGGTGGACATGCCGCAAGCGCATCTGGTCATCGAGCTGGGCCGTTATCTGGTCGGCGAGGCCGGCATCTACGTCACCCGCATCGTCGATCGCAAGGTCTCGCGCGGACAGACCTATCTGGTCACCGACGGCGGCCTGAACCACCACCTCTCGGCCTCGGGCAATTTCGGCCAGGTCATTCGCAAGAACTATCCGGTCACCATCGTGCGTCAGCATGGTGCAGCGCCGGTGGCTGAGCGCGAGACCGCCTCGGTCGTGGGCCCACTGTGCACGCCGCTGGACCTGCTGGCGGATCGCATGGACCTGCCGGTGGCCGAGATCGGCGATCTGGCGGTGGTGTTCCAGTCGGGGGCTTACGGCGCCAGCGCCAGCCCCGAGCATTTCCTCGGCCACCCGCGCTGCGTGGAAGTGCTGGTCTGA
- a CDS encoding ABC transporter permease — protein MSRRALLGPQATRWFARSWLVAVFAFLYLPIFTLILYSFNDSKLPSVWGGFTTRWYTELLQDGELLNGLKLSLQIAFATACASVLLGTFAAFALVKYKRFTGRTLFAGMVNAPLVMPEVIVGLSLLLMLVSLQRALGFPERGAMTIWLGHLLLGMAYATVVIQARLSELNPQLEEAAMDLGARPLQVFGLVTLPMITQSLMSAWLLTFTLSLDDVVLSAFLSGPGSTTLPLVIFSRARLGVSPSINAVATVIIVLVALGVVLASYLIARAERRRSLDMAAAQRAA, from the coding sequence ATGAGCCGCCGTGCCCTGCTCGGCCCCCAGGCCACGCGCTGGTTCGCGCGCAGCTGGCTGGTGGCTGTGTTTGCCTTCCTCTACCTGCCGATATTCACGCTGATTCTGTACTCCTTCAACGACTCCAAGCTGCCCTCGGTCTGGGGCGGCTTCACCACACGCTGGTACACCGAGCTGCTGCAGGACGGTGAGTTGTTGAACGGCCTCAAGCTTTCGCTGCAGATCGCTTTTGCCACCGCCTGCGCCTCGGTGCTGCTGGGCACTTTTGCCGCCTTCGCCCTGGTCAAGTACAAGCGCTTCACCGGCCGCACCTTGTTCGCCGGCATGGTCAATGCGCCCCTGGTGATGCCCGAGGTCATCGTCGGCCTGTCCCTGCTGCTGATGCTGGTGTCGCTGCAGCGGGCCCTGGGCTTCCCGGAGCGGGGCGCCATGACCATCTGGCTCGGTCACCTGCTGCTGGGCATGGCCTATGCCACGGTGGTGATCCAGGCGCGGCTGTCCGAGCTGAACCCGCAACTGGAAGAAGCGGCCATGGACCTGGGCGCGCGACCGCTGCAGGTCTTCGGCCTGGTGACCCTGCCCATGATCACGCAGTCCCTGATGTCGGCCTGGCTGCTGACCTTCACCCTCTCGCTGGACGATGTGGTGCTCTCCGCCTTTCTGAGCGGGCCGGGTTCGACCACCCTGCCTCTGGTGATCTTCTCGCGCGCGCGTTTGGGCGTCAGCCCCAGCATCAATGCCGTGGCCACGGTCATCATCGTCCTGGTGGCCCTGGGCGTGGTGCTGGCCAGCTACCTGATCGCCAGGGCCGAACGCCGGCGCAGCCTGGACATGGCGGCCGCACAGCGGGCCGCTTGA
- a CDS encoding polyamine ABC transporter substrate-binding protein — MKLSPALRRFACALTPLLALLAAAGPARAQEEEKVLNIYNWSDYIAEDTIRNFEKETGIKVRYDNFDNNEIVHAKLVAGKTGYDIVVPSSYWAKMQADGGLLRKIDKSLIPNYKNLDPEVQAQLAKLDPGNEFFVNWLWGFSTVGINVDKVKAALGGMPMPENAWDLIFKPEYMAKLKSCGVSFLDSATEVVPAALHYLGKPPYTKNIGDFANVPALLKSVRPYVSLFSSSGYINDLANGSLCVAMGYSGDINIARQRAIDGKTGQKIEALIPKSGGIIFMDVMVIPADAPRPGNAHKFINYILRPEVHASLTNKVFYANPNKEAKKFVKPDVANNPSVFLSDSDLKKMAAPDAINNDVRRQMTRIYTSFKTGL, encoded by the coding sequence ATGAAGCTGTCACCTGCCCTGCGTCGTTTCGCCTGTGCTCTCACCCCGCTGCTCGCCCTGCTGGCCGCGGCCGGTCCGGCCCGAGCGCAAGAGGAAGAGAAGGTCCTGAACATCTACAACTGGTCCGACTACATCGCCGAAGACACGATCAGGAACTTCGAAAAGGAGACCGGCATCAAGGTGCGTTACGACAATTTCGACAACAACGAGATCGTCCACGCCAAGCTGGTGGCCGGCAAGACCGGCTACGACATCGTCGTGCCCTCGAGCTACTGGGCCAAGATGCAGGCCGATGGTGGCCTGCTGCGCAAGATCGACAAAAGCCTGATCCCCAATTACAAGAACCTCGACCCTGAGGTGCAGGCGCAACTGGCCAAGCTGGACCCGGGCAATGAGTTCTTCGTCAACTGGCTCTGGGGCTTCTCCACCGTGGGCATCAATGTCGACAAGGTCAAGGCGGCGCTGGGCGGCATGCCCATGCCCGAAAACGCCTGGGACCTGATCTTCAAGCCCGAGTACATGGCCAAGCTCAAGAGCTGCGGCGTGAGCTTCCTCGACTCGGCCACCGAGGTGGTGCCCGCTGCCCTGCACTACCTGGGCAAACCGCCCTACACCAAGAACATCGGCGACTTCGCCAATGTGCCAGCCCTACTGAAGAGCGTGCGGCCCTATGTCAGCCTGTTCAGCTCCTCGGGCTATATCAACGACCTGGCGAACGGCTCGCTGTGCGTGGCCATGGGCTACTCGGGTGACATCAACATCGCCCGCCAGCGCGCCATCGACGGCAAGACCGGCCAGAAGATCGAGGCGCTCATCCCCAAGAGCGGCGGCATCATCTTCATGGACGTGATGGTCATCCCGGCCGATGCGCCGCGCCCCGGCAATGCCCACAAGTTCATCAACTACATCCTGCGCCCCGAGGTGCACGCCAGCCTGACCAACAAGGTCTTCTACGCCAACCCCAACAAAGAGGCCAAGAAGTTCGTCAAGCCCGATGTGGCCAACAACCCGAGCGTGTTCCTGAGCGACAGCGACCTCAAGAAGATGGCTGCGCCCGACGCCATCAACAACGATGTGCGGCGCCAGATGACGCGCATCTACACGAGCTTCAAGACGGGACTGTAA
- a CDS encoding aldehyde dehydrogenase: MSSSSSTRPSIDWAARAAAVQIDGRPVIEGRRVDTQAGLQFDCISPLNGRSLGAVSRGQAADIDAAVASARAAFDDGRWARRAPAARKRVLQAFSEKILAAKEELALLETLDMGKPIQYSLAVDVPSTARCIAWYAEAIDKIYDEIAPTGPNALALIQREAMGVIGAIVPWNYPMIMAAWKLGPALAAGNSVVLKPSEKSPLTALRLAELALDAGLPPGVFNVVPGYGHEAGEALALHMDVDAVGFTGSTRVGRKMLEYAGRSNLKRVYNELGGKSAFLVFPDFDDLPRAAKTVAGSMFFNQGESCNAPSRVLVHDSIADEFLALLAAEAPKYQAGDPLDPRTVMGALVDAGQLGTVMGYIESGRSEGARAVVGGEQQRVETGGYFVAPTIFDSVSPGMKIAREEIFGPVMSVLRFKDEAEAVRLANDSPYGLQASVWSSHIDRAHRVARALRAGTVHVNQYDEDDLTVPFGGYKQSGNGRDKSLHAFDKYTELKTTWLRINP, translated from the coding sequence ATGAGCAGTTCCTCCTCCACCCGCCCCAGCATCGACTGGGCCGCGCGCGCCGCCGCCGTGCAGATCGACGGCCGCCCCGTCATCGAAGGCCGCCGGGTCGACACCCAGGCTGGCCTGCAGTTCGACTGCATCTCGCCCCTCAACGGCCGCAGCCTCGGCGCTGTGTCGCGTGGCCAGGCTGCTGACATTGACGCCGCCGTGGCCTCGGCCCGCGCGGCCTTTGACGACGGCCGCTGGGCCCGCCGCGCGCCGGCCGCGCGCAAGCGGGTGCTGCAAGCCTTCTCCGAGAAAATCCTGGCGGCCAAGGAGGAGCTGGCCCTGCTGGAGACCCTGGACATGGGCAAGCCCATCCAGTACTCGCTGGCCGTCGATGTGCCCTCCACCGCGCGCTGCATCGCCTGGTATGCCGAAGCCATCGACAAGATCTACGACGAGATCGCGCCCACAGGCCCCAATGCCCTGGCCCTGATCCAGCGCGAGGCAATGGGCGTGATCGGCGCCATCGTGCCCTGGAACTACCCCATGATCATGGCCGCCTGGAAGCTGGGGCCGGCCTTGGCGGCCGGCAACTCGGTGGTGCTCAAGCCCAGCGAGAAGTCGCCACTGACGGCGCTGCGCCTGGCCGAACTGGCACTGGACGCCGGCCTGCCGCCGGGGGTCTTCAATGTGGTGCCCGGCTACGGCCATGAGGCCGGCGAGGCGCTCGCCCTACACATGGATGTGGATGCCGTCGGTTTCACCGGCTCCACTCGCGTGGGCCGCAAGATGCTGGAGTACGCGGGCCGCAGCAACCTCAAACGGGTCTACAACGAGCTGGGCGGCAAGTCGGCCTTCCTGGTCTTTCCCGATTTCGACGACCTGCCGCGCGCCGCCAAAACCGTGGCCGGCAGCATGTTCTTCAACCAGGGCGAGAGCTGCAATGCCCCTTCACGCGTGCTGGTCCATGACAGCATCGCCGATGAGTTCCTGGCGCTGCTGGCCGCCGAGGCGCCCAAATACCAGGCCGGTGACCCACTGGACCCGCGCACGGTGATGGGTGCCCTGGTGGACGCCGGGCAGCTGGGCACGGTGATGGGCTATATCGAATCGGGCCGCAGCGAGGGCGCGCGTGCGGTCGTCGGCGGCGAACAGCAACGCGTCGAAACCGGCGGCTACTTCGTCGCCCCCACCATTTTTGACAGCGTGAGCCCGGGCATGAAAATCGCCCGCGAAGAGATCTTCGGCCCCGTGATGAGCGTGCTGCGCTTCAAGGATGAGGCCGAGGCCGTGCGCCTGGCCAATGACAGCCCCTACGGCCTGCAGGCCAGTGTCTGGAGCAGCCACATCGACCGCGCCCACCGCGTGGCCCGCGCCCTTCGCGCCGGCACGGTGCACGTCAACCAGTACGACGAAGACGACCTGACCGTGCCCTTCGGCGGCTACAAGCAAAGCGGCAACGGGCGGGACAAATCACTCCATGCCTTCGACAAGTACACGGAGCTGAAAACGACCTGGCTGCGCATCAACCCCTGA
- a CDS encoding ABC transporter ATP-binding protein gives MSTNYLRIENVVKDFGGGAVAVDRVSIDIAKGEIFALLGSSGCGKTTLLRMLAGFETPTSGRIILNGQDLAGLPPFARPINMMFQSYALFPHLSVWDNVAFGLRRDGLPKDEIASRVEAMLKLVQLGKYAKRKPHQLSGGQQQRVALARSLAKKPQLLLLDEPLGALDKKLREQTQIELVNIIESVGVTCVMVTHDQEEAMTMATRIAVMSEGRILQVGAPADIYETPATRFVADFIGNVNLMDGQLSVDEPDHVVIACADCQHYVGHGITGTAGMAVSVALRPEKIRLSSEKPEGEFNQVRATVRDLSYFGAFTVYHLQLPSGQVLKVSESNLERHRADPLSWDQQVWAHWSPTAQVVLTQ, from the coding sequence ATGTCCACCAACTACCTGCGCATCGAAAACGTGGTCAAGGATTTTGGCGGCGGCGCCGTCGCGGTGGACCGTGTGTCCATCGACATTGCCAAGGGCGAGATCTTCGCCCTGCTCGGCTCCTCGGGCTGCGGCAAGACCACCTTGCTGCGCATGCTGGCCGGCTTCGAGACACCCACCAGCGGCCGAATCATCCTGAACGGTCAGGACCTGGCGGGCCTGCCGCCCTTTGCCCGGCCCATCAACATGATGTTCCAGAGCTATGCGCTGTTCCCGCACCTGAGCGTCTGGGACAACGTCGCCTTCGGCCTGCGCCGCGACGGGCTGCCCAAGGACGAAATTGCCAGCCGCGTCGAGGCCATGCTCAAGCTGGTGCAGCTGGGCAAGTACGCCAAGCGCAAGCCGCATCAGCTCTCCGGCGGCCAGCAGCAGCGCGTGGCCCTGGCGCGCAGCCTGGCCAAGAAGCCGCAGCTGCTGCTGCTCGACGAGCCGCTCGGTGCCCTCGACAAAAAGCTGCGTGAGCAAACCCAGATCGAGCTGGTCAACATCATCGAAAGCGTGGGCGTGACCTGCGTGATGGTGACGCACGATCAGGAAGAGGCCATGACCATGGCCACCCGCATCGCCGTGATGAGCGAGGGCCGCATCCTGCAGGTGGGCGCACCGGCCGACATCTATGAAACCCCGGCCACCCGCTTCGTGGCCGACTTCATCGGCAACGTCAACTTGATGGACGGCCAGCTCAGCGTCGACGAGCCCGACCATGTGGTCATCGCTTGCGCCGACTGCCAGCACTATGTGGGCCACGGCATCACCGGCACCGCCGGCATGGCGGTCAGCGTGGCCTTGCGGCCCGAGAAGATCCGCCTCAGCAGCGAAAAACCCGAGGGCGAGTTCAACCAGGTGCGGGCCACCGTGCGCGACCTGTCCTATTTCGGCGCCTTCACCGTTTACCACCTGCAGCTGCCCAGCGGCCAGGTGCTCAAGGTCAGCGAAAGCAATCTGGAGCGCCACCGCGCCGACCCGCTGAGCTGGGACCAGCAGGTCTGGGCGCACTGGTCGCCCACGGCCCAGGTGGTGCTGACGCAATGA
- a CDS encoding ABC transporter permease subunit: MKNPLRRLRLPTGRSAVIALPYAWLLLFFALPFLIVLKISVSEMETVHFKDLVSYADGMLRVAIKLSNYLFITEDELYFKAYLASLKYAAITTVGCLLIGYPFAYFMARARASLQPALLMLVMLPFWTSFLLRVYAWKGLLGEHGWVAEAIEGLGLDQLLYSAGMIPALGKLLNTPFSLVVGMVYTYLPFMVLPLYANLAKLDLRLLEAASDLGATPWQAFWRITVPLSKAGIIAGSMLVFIPCVGEFVIPELLGGPQTLMIGRVLWDEFFSNNDWPMASSVAVVMILLIIVPLALFNRYQAESQAGPAAARKGGQP; the protein is encoded by the coding sequence ATGAAGAACCCGCTCCGCCGCCTGCGCCTGCCCACGGGGCGCAGCGCTGTCATCGCCCTGCCCTATGCCTGGCTGCTTCTGTTCTTTGCGCTGCCCTTCCTGATCGTGCTGAAGATCAGCGTCTCCGAGATGGAGACGGTGCACTTCAAGGATCTGGTCAGTTATGCGGACGGCATGCTGCGCGTGGCGATCAAGCTCAGCAACTACCTCTTCATCACCGAGGACGAGCTCTATTTCAAGGCCTATCTGGCCAGCCTCAAGTACGCGGCCATCACCACCGTGGGCTGCCTGCTGATCGGCTACCCCTTCGCCTATTTCATGGCCAGAGCCCGGGCCAGCCTGCAACCGGCCTTGCTGATGCTGGTGATGCTGCCCTTCTGGACCAGCTTCTTGCTGCGCGTCTATGCCTGGAAAGGCCTGCTGGGCGAGCACGGCTGGGTGGCCGAGGCCATCGAGGGCCTGGGCCTGGACCAGCTGCTCTATTCGGCCGGCATGATCCCTGCCCTGGGCAAGCTCTTGAACACGCCCTTCTCCCTGGTGGTGGGCATGGTCTACACCTACCTGCCCTTCATGGTGCTGCCGCTTTACGCCAATCTGGCCAAGCTGGACCTGCGCCTGCTGGAGGCCGCCAGCGACCTGGGCGCCACACCCTGGCAGGCCTTCTGGCGCATCACCGTACCCTTGTCCAAGGCCGGCATCATCGCCGGCTCCATGCTGGTCTTCATCCCCTGCGTGGGCGAGTTCGTCATCCCTGAGCTGCTGGGCGGGCCACAGACCCTGATGATAGGCCGCGTGCTCTGGGACGAGTTCTTCTCCAACAACGACTGGCCCATGGCCTCCAGTGTGGCCGTGGTGATGATTCTGCTCATCATCGTGCCCCTGGCTTTGTTCAACCGCTACCAGGCGGAAAGCCAGGCCGGCCCGGCCGCGGCGCGCAAAGGAGGCCAGCCATGA
- a CDS encoding DUF3138 family protein, translating into MKPTPNAKTAAPLLAALSLALASAYPSAALAQSNEELLKELRALKDRVGQLEEKLKAAEQKAAAPSSAQWGMTPAQAQEFNRIAVKTEALEDSAEAMGTKNLKISGFIDPTYIYNRQNNSSSFQLLNKDAYAYDSGYFGMALIDFQKEMEGGTKWRLTLAPERGVGATFNTGSIVHEASVNIPLGDLQTRLWLGQIPDWTGYEMTLPPLNKLITHNLLFDFTAPTAYTGAALDLTRGKWLIRAGLANVNIARKSPGNKTPAFIYRVDYAKGEFQGFGFTGLHGKAYNYAADGVDANGDLRFADANGRDTRVDLLEADAYFIRGDWTVQGQISWGRQRGSAIFNEDGQLRDASWTGLSTLVGYKFIPRWEAVARMDYLRNAKNGGGLFGYSSDDSRNGLGRGGGFAWDAANPDPDTASKGANRYALTLGLNYLFNQNTIFKFEYRLDGANRAVFGNPSNGQWAKRNHLLGSSVVVSF; encoded by the coding sequence ATGAAGCCCACCCCGAACGCAAAGACGGCCGCCCCCTTGCTGGCCGCCCTGAGCCTGGCGCTGGCCTCGGCCTACCCCAGTGCGGCCCTGGCGCAAAGCAATGAAGAGCTGCTCAAGGAACTGCGCGCGCTGAAAGACCGCGTCGGCCAGCTGGAAGAAAAACTCAAGGCCGCCGAGCAGAAAGCCGCCGCGCCCAGCAGCGCCCAGTGGGGCATGACGCCGGCCCAGGCCCAGGAGTTCAACCGCATCGCCGTCAAGACCGAGGCCCTGGAAGACTCGGCAGAGGCCATGGGCACCAAGAACCTGAAGATCAGCGGCTTCATCGACCCCACCTACATTTACAACCGCCAAAACAACAGCAGCAGCTTCCAGCTGCTCAACAAGGATGCCTACGCCTACGACAGCGGCTACTTCGGCATGGCCCTGATCGATTTTCAGAAGGAAATGGAAGGTGGCACCAAATGGCGCTTGACCCTGGCACCCGAACGCGGCGTGGGCGCCACCTTCAACACCGGCTCCATCGTCCATGAGGCCAGCGTCAACATCCCGCTGGGCGACCTGCAAACCCGGCTCTGGCTGGGCCAGATCCCCGACTGGACCGGCTATGAAATGACCTTGCCTCCGCTCAACAAGCTGATCACCCACAACCTGCTGTTCGACTTCACCGCCCCTACCGCCTACACCGGCGCGGCGCTGGACCTGACCCGCGGCAAATGGCTGATCCGGGCCGGCCTGGCCAATGTCAACATCGCCCGTAAATCCCCGGGCAACAAGACCCCGGCCTTCATCTATCGCGTCGACTATGCCAAGGGCGAATTCCAGGGCTTCGGCTTCACCGGCCTGCATGGCAAGGCCTACAACTACGCCGCCGATGGCGTGGACGCCAACGGTGATCTGCGCTTTGCCGATGCCAACGGCCGCGACACGCGCGTCGACCTGCTCGAGGCCGATGCCTACTTCATCCGCGGTGACTGGACGGTCCAAGGCCAGATCAGCTGGGGCCGCCAGCGCGGCAGCGCCATCTTCAACGAAGACGGCCAACTGCGCGACGCCAGCTGGACCGGGCTGTCCACCCTGGTCGGCTACAAATTCATCCCGCGCTGGGAAGCGGTGGCACGGATGGACTATCTGCGCAACGCCAAGAACGGCGGCGGCCTGTTCGGCTACAGCAGCGACGACAGCCGCAACGGCCTGGGACGCGGTGGTGGCTTCGCCTGGGACGCGGCCAACCCCGACCCCGACACGGCCTCCAAGGGCGCCAACCGTTATGCCCTGACCCTGGGGCTGAACTATCTCTTCAACCAGAACACCATCTTCAAGTTCGAGTACCGCCTCGACGGCGCCAACCGCGCCGTATTCGGCAACCCGAGCAACGGACAATGGGCCAAACGCAACCACCTGCTGGGCTCCTCCGTGGTGGTCAGTTTCTGA
- a CDS encoding aspartate aminotransferase family protein, with translation MNAISTVASQATPSRNTQDWQAADSRHFLHPFTDFQGLARKGARIITRAENIYLWDSEGHKILDAMSGLWCVNVGYGQQSLIDAAAAQMKELPFYNAFFQTATTPAIELAEVLAEISPPQFQHVFFTSSGSEGNDTIVRMVRRYWDVLGQPERQVIIGRKNGYHGSTMAGASLGGMSGMHAQGGLPIPNITHIDQPHWFEHGAGLRGETAGLTPEAFGLKAAGWLEAKILELGADKVAAFIGEPVQGAGGVIVPPASYWPEIQRICDKYGILLVSDEVICGFGRTGQWFGCETMGTKPDLMTFAKGVSSGYIPLGGVMVGDRVARVLIEQGGEFNHGFTYSGHPTACAVALANIRLLRELDVVRHVREDVGPYLAQRFAELNDHPLVGETQSCGMMASVQLVKDKTTATPFDEALEVGMVCRGHCFGNGLIMRAVGDRMIVAPPLVMTRAQVDEMMGLIRRCLDLTLEDLRKRGWL, from the coding sequence ATGAACGCCATCTCCACCGTCGCCTCTCAAGCCACTCCCAGCCGTAACACCCAAGACTGGCAAGCTGCCGACAGCCGGCATTTCCTCCACCCCTTCACCGATTTCCAGGGCCTGGCGCGCAAGGGCGCGCGCATCATCACCCGCGCCGAAAACATCTACCTCTGGGACAGCGAGGGCCACAAAATCCTCGATGCCATGAGCGGCCTCTGGTGCGTCAACGTCGGCTATGGCCAGCAAAGCCTGATCGACGCCGCCGCGGCGCAGATGAAGGAGCTGCCCTTCTACAACGCCTTTTTCCAGACCGCCACCACGCCGGCCATCGAGCTGGCCGAGGTGCTGGCCGAGATCAGCCCGCCGCAGTTCCAGCATGTCTTCTTCACCAGCTCGGGCTCGGAAGGTAACGACACGATCGTGCGCATGGTGCGGCGCTACTGGGATGTGCTGGGCCAGCCCGAGCGCCAGGTCATCATCGGCCGCAAGAACGGTTACCACGGCTCCACCATGGCGGGCGCTTCGCTGGGCGGCATGAGCGGCATGCATGCCCAGGGCGGCCTGCCGATACCCAACATCACCCACATCGACCAGCCGCATTGGTTCGAGCATGGCGCTGGCCTGCGCGGCGAGACGGCCGGGCTGACGCCCGAGGCCTTCGGCCTCAAGGCCGCCGGCTGGCTGGAGGCCAAGATCCTGGAGCTAGGAGCCGACAAGGTGGCCGCCTTCATCGGCGAGCCGGTGCAGGGCGCGGGCGGCGTGATCGTGCCGCCGGCCAGCTACTGGCCCGAGATCCAGCGCATCTGCGACAAATACGGCATCCTCTTGGTCAGCGACGAGGTGATCTGCGGCTTCGGCCGCACCGGCCAGTGGTTCGGCTGCGAGACCATGGGCACCAAGCCCGACCTGATGACCTTTGCCAAGGGTGTGAGCTCGGGCTACATCCCGCTCGGTGGGGTGATGGTGGGCGATCGGGTGGCCCGGGTGCTGATCGAGCAGGGCGGCGAGTTCAACCACGGCTTCACCTACTCCGGCCACCCGACCGCCTGCGCCGTGGCCCTGGCCAATATCCGCCTGCTGCGCGAACTCGATGTGGTGCGCCATGTGCGCGAGGATGTGGGGCCTTATCTGGCCCAGCGCTTTGCCGAGCTGAACGATCACCCGCTGGTGGGCGAAACCCAGAGCTGCGGAATGATGGCCTCGGTGCAACTGGTCAAGGACAAGACCACGGCCACGCCCTTTGACGAGGCTCTCGAAGTGGGCATGGTCTGCCGCGGCCACTGCTTCGGCAACGGCCTGATCATGCGCGCCGTGGGCGACCGCATGATCGTGGCGCCGCCGCTGGTGATGACGCGCGCCCAGGTCGACGAAATGATGGGCCTGATCCGCCGCTGCCTCGACCTGACCCTGGAGGACCTGCGCAAGCGCGGTTGGCTCTGA